The region TATCtgacaagaaaccaaggattttggaacactgtgtacgcattatggtacctttgaagttaattttcatttccgtaagttatttaagcattTTATCAATTGTTAGTTTTATTTTAAGTTTTTGGGATTTTATGCGTTGCTTGTCTGTGTTTATGTCCTCCAGGTCCAGGTAGAAGATCCAACGGATTCAATGCGAGAAAGTGGGAAGTTGCGGCATTCGCGGAAAGAAGAATTCTTAACACAGGAtgcctgacacgaccacccgtgtcacctgacacgggccgtgttaggAAGAAGGAAACTCAACCACCAGGAAGGGCCAAGGCAGGGGCctgacacggtcgcccgtgtcagttggcacggcccgtgtcaggtcACCTGAGGCGTGTCAGGTAGGAAGTGGCAAGGAAGAgagctgacacgggccgtgttagCCAAGGCACACATTCTTCCAATTTTTGGACTTTTTACCCGGGCTTGAGCAGCAAGgacgttttggagatttccaACCTTTTCCAAAGGATTTTTCACTATTTTAGGGGAGTTTTTACAACTGAAGAAGATATCTTGGAACAAGGAGAACATAAAGAATTGTCAGGCGATCGAgaattacagagatcaaggaattcagagagcggaagattttcatgagcggaagcgattgaagatccaagtcatccaattactaGTAATGCGATTGAATCTGTTTTGAACAATATcagtagctaaaccccccaatgctaggggtgtccctgatttagatATGTAATGGATTGAGTTTATAATTGCATTTAcaatattgtttttacggtaatcttttgatgtgtttaatgctttctcttttgGACCAATCGATATTGTTatatggttatcaattaggctggatctccattgataaggttttcataagattactctatagtagatatcacctaggactagggataccatgtatgaatcagagcattcttgatataataaggcTTAACTTCACCATAATTGCCTATGGACctagaaattagggtagaatgattaaaggttttctcaccaatGACTTGGGAAAAAATACCCTCGAGAACTGATATTgattgatatttgttgatgcaatagtgactcagagttgttatagggacaaatcatacaccttccctaaCATTCTTCCTCTtcccttgcaaacccttattttacAGTATTAAATTTGTTTacctttatttttataaatctaaaTCTAAAACCCCCAACaatagtttttgtttaattgaacaatgatttgaactcgatattaacttgcagtccgtgagatcgacattcggggaatttcccctttattactataataggcaaaatagtacacttgctattttttcgatcaagtttttggcaccgttgccggggactgcAAAAATATAGAGTTaattttagttcaattaaaattttgttgctctacaataaaattatttttctgtcatttatataatttaatttactaatttgtgtatgcgaggagaacccccagctgaatttctttttgacaCAGAAATCGAGAGAACTCTTCACCGAAGATGCAAAAACGCGAGATTGaattccaaagaagaagttccctATGATCACTCAGATTCAGAAAAGAAACTATGGCTGAAATTCCTCCAGTTCCACCTCCTCCACCTTCGGAAAGACTCTAGGTGACTATAGAGGTGCAAATGCGCCGGGTGGTAGACGGACTATTATCAACCAACAagtgaatgtgacaaattttcaactgtATCCTAGCATAATCAATCAACTTGAAAGGAAATCTTTCACCAAAAGGTTAATGGAGATGCCAACAAACACTTAcagagatttctgaccatgagtactactttgaaaattgatggtcatacgGATGAAGCAAAAAAGTTAAgaatgttcccattcactttagctgaagatgCGGAAGAGTTGTTCTACTCTCTCCCAGCCTGCagtattacatcatgggaagagatggcAATTGCGTTCTTAAATGAATATTTTCCAacatcagtattcctgagaaaaaggtatgaaatcttgaacttcaaataGAAGGACGGTGAGTCTTTGGAagatgcctacaaaagattcaaaagggtaTTAGTAGcttgcccaactcataatatggacCAGACAGAACATATGCAGATGTTTGTTAACGGGCTAAAAATAAAGACAAaatagttgattgatacagcaaCCGGTGactcaacaaatttctcaacaaccACCGATATTAAAAGGATTATTGAAGCGATAGCTGCCAATAAGCTTCCGGAATTATACGACAGGTGTACATGCAAGCCCGAAGGAGTCACTGATCTGAAATTGGAAGCTAATAAAATCTGTCTGGAAGACACAGTCGCTGCCGAAGTGGAAAAGAAATTAAAggctatgaatataggtactcaacaggtaGCTCAAGTTCAACCGGCTCAAGCCATCACTTGTAAAATCTGTAATGGACCTTACCACACGGTGTATTgctttgcaactcctcaacaaatTGAATAGATAAAgttcttgaagcagaataattCTTACTCAAACAATTACAACTCagggtggaagaatcatcctaacttctcctggaaagatcagagagggaatgttccgcaacaAGCTCAAGGACAATATCATACTCATTATCAACAACATCAGTAACAGTAAGCGCCTAAAAAGGCAGACTGGGAGATTTCCATTGAAAAATTAGCCGCTCACACTATTCAGTTCTAAGAGGAGACTAGAAACAATCAAAAGAACACCACTGCCTCAATAAAAAATCTTGAAGGTCAGATGGGTTAGATagcacaacagttagcttcaaattCTCAAGCTTCAGGTACCTTGCCAAGTGGTACAATGACAGATTCGTGTGAACATGATAATGTTAACATGGTAGTGACCAGAAGTGGTAAGTCAACTGAAGAACCAGAAGAAAACAGTGCGGAGGAAGATGGGTTGTTAGAGGTCGATTTAGAAATCGAAGAAACAAAGAACCCAGAGGAAGAAGTTGTGATAATGCCTGTAAAGGGGAAAGAAAAAGCTTCTAAACCAATCATCAAACTACCTTACCCTCCAAGACAAAAGAAGAAAGATCAACATGAAAATAATTTTGAGAAgtttttggaaatgtttaagaaACTTGAAATAAACATTCCATTTTCTGAAGCTCtagaacaaatgccaatatatgccaaattcatgaaagacaaCACATCCAAAAAGCGCTCCACGAATGTAGACCCGGTCATCCTCACTGAAACATGTAGTGTTATTCTCCAAGGTATGAAAATTCATGTGAAAAAGAAAGATAGGGGTTCTGTTACTATTCCTTGCTGTATTGGTGATAGAAAGTTCAAGAAGGCTATAATTGATTTGGGAGCTAGTGTGAGTTTGATGCCACTGCCCATTTACAAAAAATTGGGCCTTGGCACCGTTTAAGACACTAGGATGATGCTTCAGTTTCCCAATCGCTCAGTTAGGCAACCCTATGGAACCGTGGAAGATGTTTTGATAAAGATAGATAAATTTGTATTTCAGGTTGAATTTGTCATTCTTGAGATGCATGAAGATGAGGAGATCCCTCTCATATTGGGCAAACCATTTTTAGAGACAGAGCGATGTATGATAGACTAGAGGAAGGAACAATGACTCTCAAAGTCTATGACGAAGAATTAAAAAATGATGTTCTAAACACTATACAATACAAAGATGATGTTGGCACGAGTCACACTATAGAGGTAATGGATCAAGTGATTGCTCAAGAAATTGAAAAGAAAACACCTCATTCACCGTTAGAACGTGTTTTAATCTTATCAATTTTTGAAAGTGATGAAGACGAGAGAGAGTCAGAAGTGCTAGTCATGATGGAGGAACAACCTCAGTGGATTAGATCTAAATCACATCGGTGGAAAGGTTTAAGACCACCTCCACCATCAAAAGATACTCAAGAGCCCCAAAAGGGGGCAGATCTGAAACAATTATCGGTGAATCTGAAATATGTGTTTCTTGATGCCGAAAAGAAGTGTCCAAGAAGTATAACTCATTCAAGTACTAAAAAAATACAAGAGTGCGATTAGATGGGCGATTAAGGATTTGAAAGGTATTAGCCCGAAAGTTTGCATGCACAAGATTTTAATAGAAGATGATCACAAaccggtagctcaaccacaatGAAGACTTAATCTATCCATGAAAGAAGTGGTTCGCAAAGAGGTTGTAAAATTGTTGGATGCGGGGCTAATTTACCCCATATCCGATAGCTCATGGGTTAGTCCAGTGCACATGGTACCCAGAAAAGGGGGAACTATTGTGTTAAAGAAATGGGAAAAATGAGTTAATCCCAACTAGAACTGTTATAGGTTGGAGAGTATGCATTGATTACCGAAGGCTGAATATTGCAACAAGAAAGGACCACTTCCTTTTtccattcattgatcaaatgttggaaaggttagcgGGTCATGATTACTATTGCTTCCTAGACGGGTACTCTGGGTACAATCAGATTGTTGTAGCCcctgaagatcaagagaagaccgccttcacatgcccctatggtattttcgTATACAAGagaatgccatttgggttgtgCAACCCACCTGCCATATTTCAGAGGTGTATAACATCCATATTCACggacatgcttgaaaagcatatggaaATGCCATTATGGGTGacttttctgtttttggttcttcttttgataaatGTTTGACTAACTTGTCCCTTGTGCtagaaagatgccagcaaacaaatttgatcctaaattgggagaagtgccattTTATGGTACATGAAGGGATCGTGTTGGGACACAAAATTTCAATATGAGGCATAGAAGTAGACGAAGCAAAAGTGGAGATGATAGCTAATTTACCGCCACC is a window of Lathyrus oleraceus cultivar Zhongwan6 chromosome 6, CAAS_Psat_ZW6_1.0, whole genome shotgun sequence DNA encoding:
- the LOC127094955 gene encoding uncharacterized protein LOC127094955, encoding MTDSCEHDNVNMVVTRSGKSTEEPEENSAEEDGLLEVDLEIEETKNPEEEVVIMPVKGKEKASKPIIKLPYPPRQKKKDQHENNFEKFLEMFKKLEINIPFSEALEQMPIYAKFMKDNTSKKRSTNVDPVILTETCSVILQGMKIHVKKKDRGSVTIPCCIGDRKFKKAIIDLGASVSLMPLPIYKKLGLGTV